A stretch of Equus caballus isolate H_3958 breed thoroughbred chromosome 11, TB-T2T, whole genome shotgun sequence DNA encodes these proteins:
- the VAMP2 gene encoding vesicle-associated membrane protein 2 isoform X1, whose amino-acid sequence MSATAATAPPAAPTGEGGPPAPPPNLTSNRRLQQTQAQVDEVVDIMRVNVDKVLERDQKLSELDDRADALQAGASQFETSAAKLKRKYWWKNLKMMIILGVICAIILIIIIVYFSS is encoded by the exons AT GTCGGCTACCGCTGCCACCGCCCCCCCCGCCGCCCCAACTGGGGAGGGAGGCCCCCCTGCACCCCCTCCAAACCTCACCAGTAACAGGAGACTGCAGCAGACCCAGGCTCAGGTGGATGAG GTGGTAGACATCATGAGAGTGAACGTGGACAAGGTCCTGGAGAGGGACCAGAAGCTGTCGGAGCTGGACGATCGTGCAGACGCACTTCAGGCAGGGGCCTCCCAGTTTGAAACAAGTGCAGCCAAGCTCAAGCGCAAATACTGGTGGAAAAACCTCAAG atGATGATCATTTTGGGAGTGATTTGcgccatcatcctcatcatcatcatcg TTTACTTCAGCTCTTAA
- the VAMP2 gene encoding vesicle-associated membrane protein 2 isoform X2, with protein sequence MRSATAATAPPAAPTGEGGPPAPPPNLTSNRRLQQTQAQVDEVVDIMRVNVDKVLERDQKLSELDDRADALQAGASQFETSAAKLKRKYWWKNLKMMIILGVICAIILIIIIVYFSS encoded by the exons ATGAG GTCGGCTACCGCTGCCACCGCCCCCCCCGCCGCCCCAACTGGGGAGGGAGGCCCCCCTGCACCCCCTCCAAACCTCACCAGTAACAGGAGACTGCAGCAGACCCAGGCTCAGGTGGATGAG GTGGTAGACATCATGAGAGTGAACGTGGACAAGGTCCTGGAGAGGGACCAGAAGCTGTCGGAGCTGGACGATCGTGCAGACGCACTTCAGGCAGGGGCCTCCCAGTTTGAAACAAGTGCAGCCAAGCTCAAGCGCAAATACTGGTGGAAAAACCTCAAG atGATGATCATTTTGGGAGTGATTTGcgccatcatcctcatcatcatcatcg TTTACTTCAGCTCTTAA